CACGCAAACTAACCCGTGTTTATTTATCCATATGTGACACAATTTTACATATGGCTCCCCCGAGAACATGATTGTACTAGCTAGTTTCAACAAAGTATCCAGCAGCAAGATCCGTTGGATGAGATTGTAAACTATGTTTCACTGGGATCTTAACAGCAACAACGTTACAGTGTGATGAAGTAACACTTTCATATACCAGTTAACTCCTCATCCACTTGAACTCCGATACTGCGAAGAAATTTCTTGCCTGACTTTTTGACGGAGTCCACCGTTTGCAGGATTTCATTTTGCTCTGTCCGCCCTTCAATGAGAACGGTGGTTCCTTTAGCAAGGAAGTGACACTCGAACAGTTTCGTTATTTCCACGACGGCCACCTTTGTAAGTGAATCCAAAACAGACACAATCTGGGTTTGAAAATTCACGTCGACGGACACAGACATGCTGACAGCTGTTAATGAGCGCACAGTTAAGAAAATGTAAGAAGCCAAAAAGCTTGTCacgaaagtgaactgtgtttatatCAACCACATGGTAGGAGAAGCTGGGGGCGTGTCTCTGACGTTCCATCACCAAGTTCGCTCAGCGTCTCGCGCCAAATTCACTTTATTTCCGGGAAAGCGTGGTGCGTAATATGGTCATATGTCATCATgtcatataaaataaaataattctaACAGTGAGACATATTGCTTTGATCTTTTATCGTTTTATGGTACAGTTTCAATGCATGACAAATAATAGAAATGACggtttattctctctgtctctctcgcacacaagagcacacatgcacacaagaaTCCAGAACACCAGTCATTTTTGTATCTTTTTCCAAGCTGTCATTTATTTTAAGACTTTACAGTATGTTTAAGTtttcttgtttaaaaaaatagaaTACTGTTGTTGTTATATTTCTTTATCAGTAGAAAACATCCATGTGATTTACAGCACTTTTCAGTGCACAAGAAGAAAAAAAGCTAACTGCCATTTTCAAGTAAAGTTACAATAATTTAACTGAGTAGGCTGGTATGACCTTTGACCTGCAGGAAAAGCCGGCTTGCACCCTTGGATTTTACAAGTTGGGAGAGGGGCGAACATTTATTCCagagaaaataaaacaaaaataaaatacatcCAAACAACAAGTTTACAGATGGCCTTAGACTTAAAATGCATTAACAGAGTTAACCCTTCTATTTGTCTGAAATATAAAATCAGAAGCATTGTGCTAGTGAATATCCAATAATTCAGTTGTGAAAATATTATTTTCTAAATCAATGTTTTATGTTTTCCCTTTTCATATTGTACTGATGGCAAAGTTACAGGTGTGAATAAAAAAATTGACTGGGACTTTGAGAAAGTACTGTATTTTATGAATTCAAAGCAAAGGGAGTTTAGGATAGCTTGGGAAATGGAACAATCTTTTTGAAAGATGCTCTGAGTGAGGATGTTGAAAACATGAAGATGTCCATATGAGCTGACAGATTTAACCTAATGACTTATTTCAACAGAGAACAAGGAAGATTTGAGGAAGGTGATGATGTTGATTGGCCAGATTATGTTATATTGGCCAGATTTATACATTGATGACATCAACAATttactcatcatcatcatcatcatcatcatcatcatcatcatcatcgtcgtcgTCATCCTCatcgtcgtcatcatcatcatcgtcgtcatcatcgtcatcgtcgtcgtcgtcatcatcatcgtcatcgtcatcatcatcatcatcatcgtcatcatcatcgtcatcgtcatcatcatctggATCAATTTCATCAGACAGAACATCTTCAATCCATTCCTCAAGCTCATCTGCGCTTGGCAGGTCGTCATCATCGTCGATTTCCATCCATACACTGTCAGcctatagagagagacacaaagtaATTCGGTGCCAAAAATAGACtattggatttttttttaaagctagtGAACCCACATGGCTCCTCGTCCATGACAATTTGGATCATAACAGGAACGTTACTCACATCTTCAACATCCACAACACCAATCTGGGGAGAGCCCAGGTCAATTCCAAAGGTCTTCTCCCAGTATGGGACAAGCTTAAAGAGGGAGGAAAATATTTCAGGAAGAAAGCAACAGCAATTAGAATCTCATATCTTTGGATAGATGGATCTTATTGTATTGATAAGTGACCAACCATGACCATGATCTTACCAGGGGGAAATCATCTGGGTCAATCCAGACAATGCTGAGGTTGGGATTATCATTGTGCTCCTCTGCTACTTCCTTCAGGATTTCCAGAAACTCAAAACCGTCTGGGAAGTCAAAGGTCAAGGGTTAAATGCACATTAAGCCTTGTGAAACCCCTCTTGCTGAAAATGGTTCATTCCTCCCCTACCCAGTCCTATTGACTCATTAGTTGCTCCTTTGGTTCTGTACCTGGGTCATCCTCCTCTGCGAATGCAATGATGTGCTCGCCATCGATGTCGTCCTCCTAAGAAAAGTATGCAAAGGGAGATGGGGAATACAGAATGCATCGAACTGAAtccaccgagctgtctgtttaaactactagcacacagctcggacacccatgcataccccacaagacatgcataccccacaaaacagaggtctcttcacaatccccaagtccagaaaagactatgggaggtgcacagtactacatacagccatgactacatggaactctattccacatcagattACTGATGAAAGCAGTATAATCAGCTTTAAAAATCAAGATTAAAAATATACCTTATGGAACAGCCGGAACTGTGAAGAGACAAACACGAaggtacagacacacgcatacgcacacaagCGCTAGCACACGcactttacacacacatacagtacattgtaatattgttgtatggtggtattatactatttgtattgtagatatgtagtggtgtaataatgttatatgatgtactgttttatatgtaatgtaagtaCCTTAatatgtttggaccccaggaagaatagctactgccttggcagcagctaatggggatccatgataAATGCATATAGACTACCCACTGGCCACAGATGGAAACAACACTGATTCAACCTGTTTGTGCCCAGTGAGTACCTACAAGTATATTTCCATCAGTATCTGCACATTTATGCCACATAAATACTTAGCTTAGCTTATCAATTACAATTGGGGAGGTATGCTTCCATTTTGTTTTGTAGGGTGATTTTTATGGGAATAGTTTGTATAGCTTACCCAGATCTCATACATGTTATCTGGTTCCATCTTCCTCATGGTTGGTCTGCAAAGAAATAGGACGCaagatatttttttattgttCAATGAGGAAGTTTACACTTTTAAAATGGGGGATTCTATTACTTAGCATATTTTCTAAGTTTTCCTTTTCTGCAATGTACATGCTTTCCAGTGctctatttgtgacacacaggttGTGTATGGGTTGGTGGTCGCTAGATTTGTTGCTGAATGTTATGGATTATTCTCCTATCGTTTGGTAATGATTGACGCCAGAGCTACTGAAGGTACAAGGACCGAGGACACACTGTGATTCTGTAGCAGCTGGCAAAGTCACTGTCTTTTGTTTTGACTTTGTACAAACCTCTCGGGTTGATGTTTAGAGAACATTTAGTACTGTCTCCAAGAGGCCCGTTAGACATTTTTCCTGGAGGTGTCTCTCAGTTGCAACTGTTGATTTTGATTGATATTATCAACGACTGCTCGCCTTTTGGTTCACCTAAAAATTCCCTTTACACCTAGTTATAGGGCCTGGAGTTTTTACAGGTCAAATCACACAGCCAGGACAAAATGCTTGGCTCTCCACATCATACACTATATATTCAAAAGgaagtggacaccccttcaaatgagtggattccgcaatttcagccacacccgttgctgacaggtgaacaaaatcgagcacacagccatgcaatgtctgatggactaatctgggtttggcggatgccaggagaacactacctgccccaatgcatagttccaactgtataatttggtggaggaataatgctctggggctgttttttattgttcggactaggccccttagttgcagtgaagggaaatctttacgatacagcatacaatgacattctagatcattctgtgtttccaactttgtggcaacagtttggggaaggcattttcctgtttcagcatgacaatgccccaatgcacaaagcgaggtccatacagaaatggtttgtcgagatcagtgtggaagaacttgactggcctgcacaaagccctgaccgcaACTCCTTCCAACACCTTTGGGATGTATCGGAAAGCCGactacgagccaggcctaatcgaccaacatcagtgcccaacctcactaatgctcttgcgacagaatggaagcaagtccctgcagcaatgttccaacatctagtggaaagccttcccagaagagtggaggctgttatagcagcaaagggggggggaccaactccatatgaatgccCATGATTCTGGAATGAGATGTATGACGAGCATGTGTCCACACACATCTGGTCAAGTAGTGTATATTGTGCCATTCTGGCCACCGTGTTCATGAATCCCACCTGTCGTGATCCTCAATGTATGCAACAAGTTCCTCCTCTGTGTAGGGTTTTCCAGGGATGACTATGGGTTCATCTATGAAGGGCTCATAGAAGTCCACTTCATTCACCTTCAGGCCCAGATCTTTGGCAACCTGGAACACAGAGGATTGGTCAGAAAGAGCAATGGGCTACTTTTTGAGTGGAGTGCAGCTCCGTTGTCATTTTGAGGATGTAGTTGTTAGTGGGTAAGGTTGTTCACCTTGGGAGTGAATGTAGCAAAGAACTTGATGTGTGGATGGAACTCCTCAGCCGCGTCCACATAGGCCAAATAATCTGAAATGTTACAGGTACCTGTTAAGACCCTATTAAATATCTTGATAATTCCAATATTTATTTGACAAATACATTGTTTTACCCATAAAATATTATACACATGAGCAGACTTATACCGCACAGTAAAAACATGTGCGAAATTACAATGTCAAAGGAATAGATTATAGATTCTTACGTTCGGACTTTTCACTCTTAAAGTAGCCCACCAGTTTGATGTCCTCCTCATTGTTGTGGAAACCTTTAACTTCCCCATCTTTCTCAATGATCTCAACGGGGTCTTCAAGAACCTAGAACAGAGTAAAAGGGAGATGCATGGTGGAGGGAGATACTGGTGAGGGGAAAGAGAAATAAACAGTACAGGATATATCAGAAGTGGACAAATAGTCTGTTTCTACAAGTTGCAGCTAGGTAAAAGAGGGCATCCCTGGGTGATATTATTCTCACGTACATCAAATATGAACTCCACAATTGTGTCTGCAGCAAGCTCCCCATCATACTCAATGATCTCGTCCTCGGTGAAGATATAGATGCTGTCGACCTCCTCCAGTCCTGAGGAGAAAACAGAAGTTCAACTCAGGGGTTACATATACCCTTAAACCCTTAAATCCACTAGAGGTCAGGCTTTCTTATGGGCTGCCTTAGCACAGTGACACaaggggtgcatctcaatagtcttgTGGCTTAAATTCGTTGTTTCCTTTCCTTCATCATCACGGAGATGACATCATTAAAAAGGTGATGTCTCGGTGGGTGACAGACGTCCACCATATTCCTTTCTCTTAAAGTATGTTTCCTGAT
The sequence above is a segment of the Oncorhynchus nerka isolate Pitt River linkage group LG20, Oner_Uvic_2.0, whole genome shotgun sequence genome. Coding sequences within it:
- the LOC115102787 gene encoding calsequestrin-1-like codes for the protein MNWSWVVVAVLLSCGGPSWGEEGLDFPEYDGTDRVIELTTKNYKSEMKKYDVMVLYYHEHPGTDTVSQKQFEIEELALELAAQVLDDLDDEEIGFCLVDEKKGSIVAKKLGLEEVDSIYIFTEDEIIEYDGELAADTIVEFIFDVLEDPVEIIEKDGEVKGFHNNEEDIKLVGYFKSEKSEHYLAYVDAAEEFHPHIKFFATFTPKVAKDLGLKVNEVDFYEPFIDEPIVIPGKPYTEEELVAYIEDHDRPTMRKMEPDNMYEIWEDDIDGEHIIAFAEEDDPDGFEFLEILKEVAEEHNDNPNLSIVWIDPDDFPLLVPYWEKTFGIDLGSPQIGVVDVEDADSVWMEIDDDDDLPSADELEEWIEDVLSDEIDPDDDDDDDDDDDDDDDDDDDDDDDDDDDDDDDDDDDDDDDEDDDDDDDDDDDDDDDDDE